The following are encoded in a window of Mycoplasma anserisalpingitidis genomic DNA:
- a CDS encoding ribose-phosphate pyrophosphokinase, which translates to MKKKDVMLFGLDNSKTLANKVSEILNIPLTGITKTVYADGEIMMVADETVRGKDVYIIANTSRPVNDNIMELSLFLDSLKRASARSITVCLSYYGYARQDRKAAGRQPIGAKLVADFLQKAGATKLICVDLHNPSIQGFFDIPIDDLRGQYPLAKALVARNEKFTVVSPDHGGTVRARRLAELIANTVRISIIDKRRTGVNQTEVMGLIGNIEDQNAVIIDDIIDTGGTILKAVDALKENGAKKIIVMASHGIFSKGFDAFEQNPNVEKVIITDSIDNYELAKKYTKLEIVSLGEFLAGVIESSIEGKSISDLYTKFKRNIKKI; encoded by the coding sequence ATGAAAAAGAAAGATGTGATGCTTTTTGGTCTTGATAACTCTAAGACTTTAGCAAATAAAGTATCTGAAATTTTAAATATTCCTCTAACAGGAATTACCAAAACAGTTTACGCTGATGGTGAAATAATGATGGTTGCTGATGAAACAGTAAGAGGAAAAGATGTTTACATTATTGCAAACACTTCTAGACCTGTTAATGACAACATCATGGAATTATCTTTATTTTTAGATTCATTAAAAAGAGCTAGTGCTAGATCAATTACTGTTTGTTTAAGTTATTATGGTTATGCAAGACAAGATAGAAAAGCTGCGGGAAGACAACCTATTGGTGCTAAATTAGTTGCTGACTTTTTACAAAAAGCAGGTGCAACAAAATTAATTTGTGTTGACTTACACAACCCTTCAATTCAAGGATTTTTTGATATTCCAATCGACGATTTAAGAGGACAATATCCTTTGGCTAAAGCTTTGGTAGCTAGAAATGAGAAATTTACAGTTGTATCTCCAGACCATGGTGGAACTGTTAGAGCAAGAAGACTTGCTGAGTTAATTGCTAATACTGTAAGAATAAGTATTATTGATAAAAGAAGAACTGGTGTAAATCAAACTGAGGTTATGGGTCTTATTGGAAACATTGAAGATCAAAATGCAGTTATTATTGATGATATTATTGACACAGGTGGAACAATTTTAAAAGCTGTCGACGCTTTGAAAGAAAATGGAGCTAAAAAAATTATTGTTATGGCAAGTCATGGAATTTTTTCGAAAGGTTTTGATGCTTTTGAACAAAATCCTAATGTTGAAAAAGTTATTATTACTGACTCAATTGATAACTATGAATTAGCCAAAAAATACACAAAACTTGAAATTGTAAGTTTAGGTGAATTTTTAGCTGGTGTTATTGAATCATCAATTGAAGGAAAAAGTATTTCTGATTTATACACAAAATTCAAAAGGAATATTAAAAAAATATAA
- a CDS encoding M13 family metallopeptidase, protein MSYKLLKNDFFTYVNQEWLKNTPIPSDRSEISSYSQKSLEIDEELRKLMKNWAGDEKLIPNEYKIKEMVNFYKMLIDVENREKTAWKSIKNEVDLILSINNYDEIYKKINEFEEILAFVPLQLSISEDFINNKIYTIWANDYRGLLPSKEYYEDEEKKTKILNAVKNVASKLMKLYGFDDKKIENIISQAFEFDQLAAQFMKSSEEKADTAKYYNPYKIDDFVKIFNNFNVKDYILYAIKELPDQIVVENPKYINNYKNIYNQENFEKFKSLILVKNFLFYGSFLTEETRKISFELTQVLTGAKENKSLEKWAYYLTLSYFGEVFSLYYGKKNFSDEAKEDVKKMVYKIIDVYKNRLKQNTWLSSDTIKMAIKKLEKIQPMVGYPDYIEKYFNEFNVISFEENGDLLSNFRYLDKVVTRFEYSKYNQNVDENIWHMGSYEVNAYFNPFSNRIVFPAGYLQAPFYDYNASSGKNYGGLGMTIGHEISHAFDNNGAQFDENGSFNNWWTEQDYENFKTKTKKMIELFDNYETEFGKVNGKLTVSENIADNGGIISALIAGSSEKDFNLDDFFKNYAYCERGYANKEHSIRRLLTDVHSPAKERVNLQLKNIKEFQEFYNLEEGDELFSKKEEIFEIW, encoded by the coding sequence ATGAGTTATAAATTATTGAAGAATGATTTCTTTACATATGTAAACCAAGAATGATTAAAAAATACTCCAATCCCTTCCGATAGAAGTGAAATTAGTTCATATTCACAAAAAAGTCTTGAAATTGATGAAGAGTTAAGAAAATTAATGAAGAATTGAGCTGGAGACGAGAAATTAATTCCTAATGAATATAAAATTAAAGAAATGGTTAATTTTTACAAAATGCTTATTGATGTTGAAAATAGAGAAAAAACAGCATGAAAAAGCATAAAAAATGAAGTTGATTTAATTTTAAGTATCAATAATTACGATGAAATTTATAAAAAAATCAATGAATTTGAAGAAATTTTAGCTTTCGTACCCTTACAATTAAGTATTTCTGAAGATTTTATAAACAATAAAATTTATACTATATGAGCAAATGATTATAGAGGTTTATTACCTTCAAAAGAATATTATGAAGATGAAGAAAAGAAAACAAAGATACTAAATGCTGTTAAAAATGTTGCTTCAAAATTAATGAAGTTATATGGTTTTGATGATAAAAAAATCGAAAATATAATTTCGCAAGCTTTTGAATTTGATCAATTAGCGGCTCAATTCATGAAATCAAGCGAAGAAAAGGCAGATACAGCTAAATATTACAATCCTTATAAAATAGATGACTTTGTTAAAATTTTTAATAATTTTAATGTTAAAGATTACATTTTATATGCAATTAAAGAATTGCCAGATCAAATTGTTGTTGAAAATCCAAAATATATTAATAACTATAAAAATATCTACAATCAAGAAAATTTTGAAAAATTTAAATCACTTATCTTAGTTAAAAATTTCTTATTCTATGGTTCATTTTTAACTGAAGAAACTAGAAAAATTTCTTTTGAATTAACTCAAGTTCTTACTGGTGCTAAAGAAAATAAAAGTCTCGAAAAGTGAGCGTATTATTTAACATTATCATACTTCGGTGAAGTTTTTAGTTTATATTATGGTAAGAAAAACTTTAGTGATGAAGCTAAAGAAGATGTTAAAAAAATGGTTTATAAAATAATTGATGTATACAAAAATAGACTAAAACAAAATACATGATTATCAAGCGACACAATTAAAATGGCAATTAAAAAGCTAGAAAAAATTCAACCGATGGTTGGTTATCCAGATTATATTGAAAAATATTTTAATGAGTTTAATGTAATAAGTTTCGAAGAAAATGGAGATTTACTAAGTAATTTTAGATATTTGGATAAAGTTGTTACAAGATTTGAATATTCAAAATATAATCAAAATGTTGATGAAAATATTTGACATATGGGTTCGTATGAAGTGAATGCTTATTTCAATCCATTTTCTAATAGAATAGTTTTTCCCGCCGGTTATTTACAAGCTCCATTTTATGATTATAATGCTTCAAGTGGTAAAAATTATGGTGGTTTAGGTATGACAATAGGTCATGAAATTTCCCATGCCTTTGACAATAATGGTGCACAGTTTGATGAAAATGGTAGTTTCAATAATTGATGAACTGAGCAAGATTATGAAAATTTTAAAACCAAAACGAAAAAAATGATCGAACTATTTGATAATTATGAAACTGAATTTGGAAAAGTTAATGGAAAACTTACAGTTTCTGAAAATATAGCTGATAATGGAGGAATTATTTCGGCCTTAATTGCTGGTTCAAGTGAAAAAGATTTCAATCTTGATGATTTCTTCAAAAATTACGCATATTGCGAGAGAGGTTATGCAAATAAAGAACATTCAATTAGAAGATTATTAACAGATGTTCACTCGCCCGCTAAAGAAAGAGTTAATCTACAACTAAAAAACATCAAGGAATTCCAAGAATTTTACAATCTGGAAGAAGGCGATGAATTATTTTCTAAAAAAGAAGAAATTTTTGAAATTTGATAA
- the rsmG gene encoding 16S rRNA (guanine(527)-N(7))-methyltransferase RsmG, with protein sequence MTNKEIVINYCKNNNYDFSTLEKYVNFIEEKNKVMNLTGFYDDKLWGEGIYESLMYMEEVCKSQENMEILDIGAGVGFPSIPFVLLNNKNKLTIYEPIQKRVNFLNEVITMFNIQDRVKVIRTRSEEVLEKNIFDLIVARAVADVRSMLMSSFHLLKINGNMSLIKGQNYSSEIENAEDILKKLKYNINVKKLEINNTDKHNFIVEITKLRSTPKEFPYKWKDIKK encoded by the coding sequence ATGACAAATAAAGAAATTGTTATTAATTATTGTAAAAACAATAATTATGATTTTTCTACACTTGAAAAATATGTTAATTTTATAGAAGAAAAGAACAAAGTAATGAATTTAACTGGTTTTTACGACGACAAACTATGGGGAGAAGGTATTTATGAATCTCTTATGTACATGGAAGAAGTTTGTAAAAGTCAAGAAAATATGGAAATTTTGGATATTGGCGCTGGGGTAGGTTTTCCATCAATACCTTTTGTTTTATTAAATAATAAAAATAAACTAACAATTTATGAACCCATTCAAAAAAGAGTTAATTTTCTGAATGAAGTTATAACAATGTTTAATATCCAAGACAGAGTTAAAGTTATCAGAACTCGTTCAGAAGAAGTTTTAGAAAAAAATATTTTCGATTTAATAGTTGCCAGAGCTGTGGCTGATGTTAGAAGTATGCTTATGAGTTCATTCCACTTATTAAAAATAAATGGAAATATGTCTTTGATAAAGGGACAAAATTACTCATCTGAAATAGAAAATGCTGAAGATATTTTAAAAAAACTTAAATATAACATTAATGTTAAGAAATTAGAAATTAATAATACTGACAAACACAACTTTATTGTTGAAATAACTAAATTAAGAAGCACACCAAAAGAATTCCCATATAAATGAAAAGACATAAAAAAATAG
- a CDS encoding ATP-binding cassette domain-containing protein, translating into MIELENISKKFNDQVIFENLNLRFPKNRMIFITGRSGSGKTTLLNLILGIENSDSGEIYIGDEKIKLKEYLKNNKIDCVFQSYNLVENISAMDNILIANQIINRDIAKTEIVELAKKLDISEEILNKEVSKLSGGQKQRIAILRSITRDSEIILCDEPTGNLDQNNSDEVFKILSSLKSSKTIIIITHDVKSAKRYGDYIYDLEKNVLINNEVNEIQNTLINNKIEVKIKNSKLKPTLKLVWSDYKKKFVLFILLILSFVFSTLLISTSNNLIHINENMVQSNVNKANLDQFNLVKKNKAVFTKEEIENITNNFNVNRVVEEYKFNEQYYLVSYNDKKTVINNLEIEGYDNIESKRNEVQTYSNKEIKFLKENEIILSGNILDKFKIKPEEIIGNKINIYNYEFNVVDINYLRTTDNKFILSFINPNTKLKLVEDNFFDNESYILNYNVDNKKTQVKFTNLINDNDLKIIDGRKVNSSSEILISSSIYNSNIKLNFEYLLQTENKNTYVKVVGVFEYEKKAIAGSDEFIKNINKAQPNFLKIYSDDSEINKKIQNINYLYEIFKPSTQFLEKILQNSLGLHTTLKYVSLSISLISFLILIITGKMLNDSKTKEIGIFKVLGAKTFVCMLYHITSLIVILLIAGIISFSLYYPIHLWVSGYIQLMEFQVNIDWVYNFKVVSITWISLTILSILIYTIISFKKFNEKTSNLLK; encoded by the coding sequence TTGATTGAATTAGAAAATATAAGTAAGAAATTTAATGATCAAGTTATCTTTGAGAATTTAAATTTAAGATTTCCTAAAAATAGGATGATCTTCATTACCGGTAGATCAGGTAGTGGCAAAACAACACTATTGAATTTAATTTTAGGGATTGAAAATTCAGATTCTGGCGAAATTTATATTGGAGATGAAAAAATAAAACTTAAAGAATACTTGAAAAATAACAAAATCGACTGTGTTTTTCAAAGTTATAATTTAGTTGAAAATATCTCAGCGATGGATAATATTTTAATCGCTAATCAAATAATTAATAGGGATATAGCTAAAACTGAAATAGTAGAATTAGCTAAAAAATTAGATATTTCTGAGGAAATATTGAATAAAGAAGTAAGTAAATTAAGCGGTGGTCAAAAACAAAGAATAGCAATTTTAAGATCAATAACTAGAGATTCTGAAATTATTTTATGTGACGAACCAACTGGGAATTTAGATCAAAATAATAGTGATGAAGTTTTTAAGATTTTATCTAGTTTAAAGTCTAGTAAAACAATAATTATAATTACTCATGATGTCAAATCAGCTAAACGTTATGGTGATTATATTTATGATTTAGAAAAAAATGTTTTAATAAATAACGAAGTCAACGAAATACAAAATACATTAATCAATAATAAAATTGAAGTTAAAATAAAAAATTCAAAATTAAAACCAACACTAAAATTAGTATGATCGGATTACAAAAAGAAATTTGTATTATTTATTTTACTAATATTATCATTTGTTTTTTCTACTTTACTTATTTCAACTTCAAATAATTTAATACATATCAATGAAAATATGGTGCAATCTAATGTTAATAAAGCTAATTTAGATCAATTTAACTTAGTTAAGAAAAATAAAGCAGTATTTACTAAAGAAGAAATTGAAAACATAACTAATAATTTTAATGTAAATAGAGTTGTAGAAGAATACAAATTTAATGAGCAATATTATTTAGTTAGTTATAATGATAAAAAAACAGTAATAAATAATTTAGAAATTGAAGGTTATGATAATATCGAGTCGAAAAGAAATGAAGTTCAAACATATTCAAACAAAGAAATTAAATTTTTGAAAGAAAATGAAATTATATTAAGTGGTAATATATTAGATAAATTTAAAATAAAACCAGAGGAAATAATAGGAAACAAAATCAACATTTATAATTATGAATTTAACGTTGTTGACATAAATTATTTAAGAACTACGGATAATAAATTTATACTAAGTTTTATAAATCCTAATACTAAATTAAAATTAGTTGAAGATAATTTTTTTGATAATGAAAGTTACATATTAAATTACAATGTTGATAATAAAAAGACACAGGTAAAATTTACAAATTTAATAAATGATAATGACTTAAAAATTATAGATGGTAGAAAAGTTAATAGTAGTAGTGAAATATTAATTTCATCATCGATCTACAATTCTAATATTAAATTAAATTTTGAGTATTTATTGCAAACGGAAAATAAAAACACTTATGTTAAAGTTGTTGGAGTTTTCGAATACGAAAAAAAAGCAATAGCAGGATCAGATGAATTCATAAAAAATATTAATAAAGCACAACCTAATTTTTTAAAAATTTATAGCGATGACTCAGAAATAAATAAAAAAATTCAAAATATTAATTACTTATATGAGATTTTCAAACCATCAACCCAATTTTTAGAAAAAATATTACAAAATTCTTTAGGACTTCATACAACTCTTAAATATGTTTCTTTATCAATTTCTTTAATATCGTTCTTGATTTTGATTATAACCGGAAAAATGTTAAATGATTCTAAAACTAAAGAAATAGGAATATTTAAAGTACTAGGAGCCAAAACTTTTGTATGCATGTTATATCATATAACATCTCTTATTGTAATTTTATTAATAGCAGGTATAATAAGTTTTTCACTTTATTATCCAATTCATTTATGGGTTTCTGGTTATATACAACTTATGGAGTTTCAAGTTAACATTGATTGAGTTTACAATTTCAAAGTGGTATCGATTACCTGAATTTCATTAACTATTCTTTCTATACTAATTTATACTATAATTTCTTTCAAAAAATTTAATGAAAAAACTTCAAATTTATTAAAATAA
- a CDS encoding ABC transporter ATP-binding protein — protein MKVRILINIKNLSKKYEDKYVIKNLNAEFKKNKLIFITGRSGCGKSTLLNIIGGLEKCDSGEILFDNNEVDFENKKEEIKIDYVFQNFNLIENLSGLQNILISNQIINREVNVSDIYEIAKVLNISKKTLNKKVSKLSGGEKQRIAIIRSLSRGSDILLCDEPTGNLDAKNSDEIFNLLSKLKDSKTIIVVSHDLESAKKYGDYIFDMETKMMMENKLPSVDKKPVVNVKSHKTKFSKYKPILSLTWSDFKRKWLLFLLVLLTFVTTCISTSTAVNLTQKTFNINSSYKNQIEQNIYEVETKHHSSYITSYDLEHINDKGFDYISQNYITRIPYYYINGEKTFLEDIFFVDNGEYLSNNIWINSNKKIPFLNDNEIILGKDIVDKLKIEDPIGKKFEILISKNDEEIKQEFTIIGINENINIRDIYYTYLNKNVSFNWSYDIAKIFSKDVYLENITLNGKPTPSFDSTKIQKVLPQNDNIKILNGRYIENYDEILIPSSNVYGDKKYLNEYFNIGGIYRGFYVKVVGIYENDSDEIMISNDLYNIKNENVFKSINIYTDDKNKIEELEKEGYRIINYTDEAIAKIVSSQNSTSIILAYISFALALLSLLFITVFSFMSIHSKRKIIGILKVYGAKPFQSLMYHISIIVLLMILTLIVSLIFVQPIQFLLYSNMNSFAKITPIVTEVYAKTLITWIIIFSLTIFIYTSISLSTFFKKSLLLLRG, from the coding sequence TTGAAGGTTCGCATTTTGATTAATATTAAAAACTTAAGTAAAAAATATGAAGACAAATATGTAATAAAAAATTTAAATGCAGAATTTAAGAAAAATAAATTAATTTTTATTACAGGTAGGTCAGGTTGTGGTAAGTCAACTTTGCTTAATATCATAGGTGGGTTGGAAAAATGTGATTCTGGCGAGATATTATTTGATAATAACGAAGTAGATTTTGAAAATAAAAAAGAAGAAATAAAGATAGATTATGTTTTTCAAAATTTTAATCTAATTGAAAATTTAAGTGGTTTACAAAATATTTTAATTTCAAATCAAATTATAAACAGGGAAGTTAATGTATCTGATATATATGAAATCGCAAAAGTGCTTAATATTTCCAAAAAAACTTTAAATAAAAAAGTGTCAAAACTAAGTGGTGGAGAAAAGCAAAGGATTGCGATCATACGTTCATTATCTAGAGGATCTGACATTTTACTTTGTGATGAACCAACTGGAAATTTAGATGCTAAAAATAGTGATGAGATCTTTAATTTACTTTCAAAATTAAAAGATTCTAAAACTATTATTGTAGTTTCCCACGATCTTGAATCTGCAAAAAAATATGGTGATTATATCTTTGATATGGAAACAAAAATGATGATGGAAAATAAATTACCGTCAGTGGACAAAAAACCAGTCGTTAATGTTAAAAGTCATAAGACAAAATTTAGCAAATATAAACCAATTTTAAGTTTAACTTGATCTGATTTTAAGAGAAAATGATTACTATTTTTATTAGTACTTTTAACATTTGTAACAACATGCATATCAACAAGTACAGCTGTTAACTTAACACAAAAAACTTTTAATATAAATTCATCGTATAAAAATCAAATTGAGCAAAATATTTACGAAGTTGAAACAAAACACCACTCAAGTTATATCACCAGCTATGACTTAGAACATATTAATGATAAAGGCTTTGATTACATTTCACAAAATTACATAACACGAATTCCATATTATTATATTAATGGTGAAAAAACGTTTCTTGAAGATATATTTTTTGTGGATAATGGTGAATATTTATCAAATAATATTTGAATTAATTCAAATAAAAAAATTCCATTTTTAAATGATAATGAAATTATTTTAGGAAAAGATATTGTAGATAAATTAAAAATAGAAGATCCTATAGGTAAGAAATTTGAAATACTTATATCAAAAAATGATGAAGAAATTAAACAAGAATTTACAATAATTGGAATTAATGAAAATATTAATATTAGAGATATTTATTACACATATTTAAATAAAAATGTTTCGTTTAATTGAAGTTATGATATTGCAAAAATATTTAGTAAAGATGTTTATCTTGAAAATATCACCTTGAATGGGAAACCAACACCCTCATTCGACTCGACTAAGATACAAAAAGTCTTACCTCAAAATGATAATATCAAAATTTTAAATGGTAGATATATAGAAAACTATGATGAAATTTTAATTCCATCCAGCAATGTTTATGGGGATAAAAAATATTTAAACGAATATTTTAATATTGGTGGAATTTATAGAGGTTTTTACGTAAAGGTTGTCGGGATATACGAAAACGATAGTGACGAAATAATGATTTCCAATGATTTATATAATATAAAAAATGAAAATGTATTCAAGTCTATTAATATTTATACAGATGACAAAAACAAAATAGAAGAGTTAGAAAAAGAAGGATATAGGATTATTAATTACACGGATGAAGCTATCGCTAAAATTGTAAGTAGTCAAAATTCTACATCAATTATTTTAGCCTATATTTCTTTTGCTTTAGCTTTATTGTCATTGCTCTTCATAACTGTTTTTAGCTTTATGAGTATCCATTCAAAACGTAAAATAATTGGAATATTAAAAGTCTATGGTGCTAAACCTTTTCAAAGTTTAATGTACCATATATCAATTATCGTTTTATTAATGATATTAACATTAATTGTTTCCTTAATTTTTGTTCAACCCATTCAATTTTTACTATATTCAAATATGAATAGTTTTGCTAAAATAACACCTATTGTCACTGAGGTATATGCAAAAACCTTGATTACATGGATAATAATTTTTAGTCTTACCATTTTTATATATACATCAATTTCCCTTAGTACTTTTTTTAAAAAAAGCTTACTTTTATTAAGGGGTTAA
- a CDS encoding TatD family hydrolase: MSKKRSKFVDAHCHLTNSSYLSEHIDMIIEQAISNNIEFLVVNGGHEKENLQILKLIERYKQLNILVPAIGIHPEDGNDENDYLRVEPLINDSIKAIGEIGLDYYYEDGPSRENQIKSMEGQLKLAQKFNLPVVIHIRDKEDCDQAYQDVYDLMKKYKVKFMLHTFSGTVEWAEKFKELDAYFSFSGTVTFASNQNARNVIKIVPLNRILVETDSPYLRPHPFVEEKNEPNKVLFVSYYIGGLLEMGMDKFVSIVNKNLRELFNIK, from the coding sequence ATGAGTAAAAAAAGAAGTAAATTTGTAGATGCGCATTGTCACTTAACAAATAGTTCATATTTATCAGAACACATCGATATGATTATTGAACAAGCGATATCAAATAATATTGAATTTTTAGTTGTTAATGGTGGACATGAAAAAGAAAATTTACAGATATTAAAATTGATTGAAAGATATAAACAGTTAAATATTTTAGTACCGGCCATCGGTATTCATCCTGAAGATGGAAATGATGAGAATGATTATTTAAGAGTTGAACCATTAATTAATGATTCTATTAAAGCTATTGGTGAAATCGGTTTGGATTATTATTATGAAGATGGTCCAAGTCGTGAAAATCAAATCAAAAGCATGGAAGGTCAATTAAAATTAGCTCAAAAATTTAATTTGCCAGTTGTAATCCATATTAGAGATAAAGAAGATTGTGATCAAGCTTATCAAGATGTTTATGATCTAATGAAAAAATACAAAGTTAAATTTATGTTACACACCTTTAGCGGAACTGTTGAATGAGCCGAAAAATTTAAAGAATTAGATGCATATTTTAGTTTTAGTGGAACTGTAACTTTTGCTTCAAATCAGAATGCTAGAAATGTAATAAAGATAGTTCCATTGAATAGAATTTTAGTTGAAACTGATAGTCCATACTTAAGACCACACCCATTTGTTGAAGAAAAAAATGAACCAAACAAGGTTTTATTTGTATCTTATTATATAGGTGGTTTATTAGAAATGGGTATGGATAAATTTGTATCAATTGTTAATAAAAACTTAAGAGAGTTGTTTAATATAAAGTAA
- the rsmA gene encoding 16S rRNA (adenine(1518)-N(6)/adenine(1519)-N(6))-dimethyltransferase RsmA, with amino-acid sequence MKKEVYAKKKFGQNFLIDQNIIKKIIDVSQPKNKNIIEIGPGRGALTKILVKEAKKLDCFEIDPDMVEILKKEIHDDNFTLNQMDFLEADLQNYKNYDVIANIPYYITTDILFKIFDQVENFNSAILMVQKEVAQRIIAKKNSPDYSKLSLTCQYLADCKLEFIVKANSFNPAPKVDSAIISLKFKKNMKNYSELKEFFKLCFLARRKKLTYSLTNKFSTNAIKKAYEKLNIDENVRIQQLDLEEIIKLHQYLTEFQN; translated from the coding sequence ATGAAAAAAGAAGTCTATGCTAAAAAGAAGTTTGGTCAAAATTTTTTAATTGATCAAAATATTATTAAAAAAATAATTGATGTTTCACAACCAAAAAATAAAAATATTATTGAAATAGGACCAGGTCGCGGTGCATTGACAAAAATACTTGTTAAAGAAGCAAAAAAACTAGATTGTTTTGAAATTGATCCGGACATGGTTGAAATTTTAAAAAAGGAAATTCATGATGATAATTTCACACTTAACCAAATGGATTTTCTTGAGGCTGATTTACAAAACTATAAAAATTATGATGTTATTGCAAACATTCCATACTACATTACAACCGATATACTTTTTAAAATTTTTGATCAAGTAGAAAACTTTAATAGTGCTATTTTGATGGTTCAAAAAGAAGTTGCTCAAAGAATTATTGCTAAAAAAAATTCACCTGATTATTCAAAACTTTCACTAACTTGTCAATATTTAGCTGATTGTAAATTAGAATTTATTGTAAAAGCAAATTCATTTAACCCAGCTCCAAAAGTTGATTCAGCAATAATTTCATTAAAGTTTAAGAAGAATATGAAAAACTACTCTGAATTAAAAGAATTCTTTAAACTTTGTTTTTTAGCAAGAAGAAAAAAATTAACTTATTCTTTAACAAATAAGTTTTCAACAAATGCAATAAAAAAAGCATATGAAAAATTAAACATTGATGAAAATGTTAGAATTCAACAACTAGATCTAGAAGAAATTATAAAGTTACATCAATATTTAACAGAGTTTCAAAATTAG